A part of Catenulispora sp. MAP5-51 genomic DNA contains:
- a CDS encoding SDR family oxidoreductase produces MNTNENTGNENPATGRVLVLGASGKTGRRVADRLEAAGVAVRRGSRSASPAFDWEDTATWPSVLEGVTSVYVSFFPDLAVPGAPEAVAAFGTEARRAGVRRMVLLSGRGEKEAQRAEEAVAESGLEWTVVRSSWFAQNFSEGSFLESVLSGEVVLPVGDVREPFIDVEDIADVAVAALTGDGHHGQVYEVTGPRLLTFAEAVNAIAESSGRDIAFTSVPLEAFTAYLAEAGEDPAAIEIFTYLFTEVLDGRNAYVADGVSRAIGRPPRDFTEYARAAAENGVWK; encoded by the coding sequence ATGAACACGAACGAGAACACGGGAAACGAGAATCCGGCCACGGGTCGGGTCCTGGTCCTCGGCGCCTCCGGCAAGACCGGGCGCCGGGTGGCCGACCGGCTGGAGGCGGCCGGCGTGGCCGTGCGGCGCGGCTCCCGCTCGGCGAGCCCGGCCTTCGACTGGGAGGACACGGCGACGTGGCCCTCGGTGCTGGAGGGCGTCACGAGCGTCTACGTGTCCTTCTTCCCGGACCTGGCCGTGCCGGGGGCGCCCGAGGCGGTGGCGGCGTTCGGCACGGAGGCCCGGCGGGCCGGAGTGCGGCGCATGGTGCTGCTGTCGGGACGCGGCGAGAAGGAGGCGCAGCGGGCCGAGGAGGCCGTCGCGGAGTCGGGGTTGGAGTGGACGGTGGTGCGCTCCAGCTGGTTCGCGCAGAACTTCTCCGAGGGCTCCTTCCTGGAGTCGGTGCTGTCGGGCGAGGTGGTGCTGCCGGTCGGGGACGTCCGGGAGCCGTTCATCGACGTCGAGGACATCGCCGACGTCGCGGTCGCCGCACTCACCGGGGACGGGCACCACGGGCAGGTCTACGAGGTCACCGGGCCGCGTCTGCTGACCTTCGCGGAGGCGGTGAACGCTATAGCGGAGTCCTCAGGGCGCGATATCGCCTTCACGTCGGTTCCGCTTGAAGCGTTCACCGCGTACCTCGCGGAGGCAGGCGAGGACCCGGCGGCGATCGAGATCTTCACGTACCTCTTCACGGAGGTCCTGGACGGCCGCAACGCCTATGTGGCCGACGGAGTGAGTCGCGCTATAGGGAGACCGCCGCGGGACTTCACGGAGTACGCACGCGCCGCCGCCGAGAACGGAGTCTGGAAGTGA
- a CDS encoding DUF1772 domain-containing protein, with translation MKTRMNGSGVLAAATVVTGLIAGVYYAFACSVMLGLGASGDRTFIEAMQNINKKIENPVFFLTFFGALVLPAWALRTFRRDRELRLWIAAGLALYTIGLLTTMAVNIPLNNQLAAAGTAAAIKDPAAVRAHFEDTWNMWNVARALLSTGAAACLARALLMAGRRGRDAAQPAQAPVVPQTWSAV, from the coding sequence GTGAAGACACGCATGAACGGCAGCGGCGTCCTGGCAGCCGCGACGGTGGTGACCGGGCTCATCGCCGGGGTCTACTACGCCTTCGCCTGCTCGGTGATGCTGGGCCTGGGCGCCTCCGGGGACCGGACCTTCATCGAGGCGATGCAGAACATCAACAAGAAGATCGAGAACCCGGTGTTCTTCCTGACCTTCTTCGGCGCCCTGGTCCTCCCGGCCTGGGCCCTGCGCACCTTCCGCCGCGACCGCGAGCTGCGCCTGTGGATCGCCGCCGGACTCGCGCTCTACACGATCGGCCTGCTGACCACGATGGCGGTCAACATCCCGCTGAACAACCAGCTGGCCGCCGCCGGCACCGCGGCGGCGATCAAGGACCCGGCCGCGGTCCGCGCCCACTTCGAGGACACGTGGAACATGTGGAACGTCGCAAGGGCGCTGCTCAGCACGGGCGCCGCGGCCTGCCTGGCGCGGGCGCTGCTGATGGCCGGCCGCCGCGGCCGGGACGCGGCGCAACCGGCCCAGGCCCCGGTCGTGCCGCAGACGTGGAGCGCTGTTTGA
- a CDS encoding VOC family protein, whose translation MNAPLTLTTIMFDSADPAALAAFYSTATGWPITDTDDTFVYVGEGPVTLAFQHVPDYRPPSWPDPAKHAHLDFKAADKAQAVQDLLAAGAKLPDFQPGGDSWTVLTDPEGHPFCVAAA comes from the coding sequence ATGAACGCACCGCTGACCCTCACCACGATCATGTTCGACAGCGCCGACCCGGCCGCCCTCGCCGCCTTCTACAGCACCGCCACCGGGTGGCCGATCACCGACACCGACGACACCTTCGTCTACGTCGGCGAAGGCCCCGTCACCCTCGCCTTCCAGCACGTCCCCGACTACCGGCCGCCGTCCTGGCCCGACCCGGCCAAGCACGCCCACCTGGACTTCAAGGCCGCCGACAAGGCCCAGGCCGTCCAGGACCTGCTGGCCGCCGGCGCGAAGCTGCCCGACTTCCAGCCCGGCGGCGACAGCTGGACGGTGCTGACGGACCCCGAGGGGCATCCCTTCTGCGTCGCGGCGGCGTGA
- a CDS encoding helix-turn-helix domain-containing protein, with translation MSVPARSVGLVQTATTLAARPEFSVHTVDCMGGGVGWSDAEEHRARRLVLIRQGRFRRWANGVATDLDRTSAYMTAPGEEERFAHPAGGDVCTSVGFSGDLWGRLPIGSPVYVDARIEFAHRRLLAAAATGDADYATAEELLKLVALAAGYTSKSVIGDGVLAAAAREAILADVPQAATLCGLAGLLGISPFRLSRVFSRETGVSLTRYRNRVRVGRAMERLTDGETALADLACELGFADQAHLTRTVRDHVGHTPGAVRRLLASSRS, from the coding sequence CTGTCGGTGCCGGCACGTAGCGTCGGCCTCGTGCAGACCGCCACGACGCTCGCAGCCCGGCCCGAGTTCTCGGTGCACACGGTTGACTGCATGGGCGGGGGCGTCGGTTGGTCGGATGCCGAGGAACACAGAGCGCGGCGGCTGGTGCTGATCCGCCAAGGGCGCTTCCGGCGCTGGGCCAACGGAGTCGCGACCGATCTGGACCGTACTAGCGCCTACATGACGGCGCCGGGTGAAGAGGAACGCTTCGCGCATCCGGCAGGTGGGGATGTCTGCACATCCGTGGGATTCTCCGGAGATCTCTGGGGACGGCTTCCTATAGGAAGCCCCGTATATGTAGACGCGCGCATTGAGTTCGCACATAGGCGGCTACTGGCGGCGGCCGCTACAGGAGATGCGGACTACGCGACTGCCGAAGAACTCTTAAAGCTTGTCGCGCTTGCTGCCGGCTACACATCGAAATCCGTGATCGGGGATGGCGTATTGGCGGCAGCCGCCCGTGAGGCGATCCTGGCCGATGTCCCTCAAGCCGCGACACTCTGCGGGCTGGCGGGGCTGTTGGGGATCTCGCCGTTCAGGCTGAGCCGTGTCTTCTCTCGGGAGACCGGGGTTTCCTTGACCCGCTATCGCAACCGGGTCCGCGTCGGCCGCGCGATGGAGCGTCTCACGGACGGTGAGACGGCGCTCGCCGACCTCGCGTGCGAGCTCGGATTCGCCGACCAGGCGCATCTGACCCGGACCGTGCGCGACCACGTCGGGCACACGCCGGGGGCCGTGCGGCGGCTGCTGGCGAGCTCGAGGAGCTGA
- a CDS encoding FadR/GntR family transcriptional regulator, which produces MYVEGWNVHRVIRPARLANAVVERLLLRILEGEFPPGTDLPPEAALAAEFAVSRTILREALKALEEKRVLRIRHGRGTTVRPKAEWNLLDPLVLSVQLEYESSPELVAELGEVRTALLTLMAELAARRIHPPQREQLAASLERMRAAVEDPGPFHDAASVFTRTLAEAAGNEVARCVIETIDVPYGGQEDNPAKLAEMMKLRLLLAEAAHATVAAGPGAPAGSLPVPAPAGSGASSSPAAPGAPVPAPATAPGAQPLRQGQVATVPLNRHGVRAPMQSARV; this is translated from the coding sequence ATGTATGTCGAGGGATGGAACGTCCACCGGGTCATCCGGCCCGCCCGCCTCGCCAACGCCGTCGTCGAGCGGCTGCTGCTGCGCATACTGGAAGGCGAGTTCCCGCCGGGCACCGATCTGCCACCGGAGGCGGCGCTCGCGGCCGAGTTCGCGGTCAGCCGCACCATCCTGCGCGAGGCGCTCAAGGCCCTGGAGGAGAAGCGCGTCCTGCGCATCCGCCACGGCCGCGGCACCACCGTCCGCCCCAAGGCCGAGTGGAACCTGCTCGACCCGCTGGTCCTGAGCGTGCAGCTGGAGTACGAATCCTCCCCGGAGCTGGTCGCCGAGCTCGGCGAGGTCCGCACGGCCCTGCTCACGCTGATGGCCGAGCTGGCCGCCCGCCGCATCCACCCGCCCCAGCGCGAACAGCTGGCGGCGTCCCTGGAGCGCATGCGCGCGGCCGTGGAGGACCCGGGCCCGTTCCACGACGCGGCGTCGGTCTTCACCCGCACCCTGGCCGAGGCGGCGGGCAACGAGGTGGCGCGCTGCGTCATCGAGACCATCGACGTCCCCTACGGCGGCCAGGAGGACAACCCGGCCAAGCTCGCCGAGATGATGAAGCTCCGCCTGCTCCTGGCCGAGGCGGCGCACGCCACGGTCGCCGCGGGCCCGGGCGCCCCGGCCGGTTCGCTGCCGGTCCCGGCCCCGGCCGGGTCGGGGGCGTCCTCGTCGCCGGCGGCCCCGGGCGCCCCGGTCCCGGCCCCCGCCACCGCCCCCGGCGCGCAGCCGCTGCGCCAGGGCCAGGTCGCGACGGTCCCGCTGAACCGGCACGGCGTCCGGGCGCCGATGCAGTCGGCCCGGGTGTAG
- a CDS encoding SDR family NAD(P)-dependent oxidoreductase, translating into MTTALITGATAGIGAAFARRFAAARYDLVLVARNVERLQDAAAELTLLGAGTVEVVSADLATVQGRAVVEDRLADPLRGIDVLVNNAGFGQGSAFLSHPVEDEEQMLDVMVRAVLRLTRAALPGMIERGKGAVINVSSVAGFVPRGTYSSAKAWVTNFSESVAAEVYGTGVRVMAVCPGFTHTEFHERADIDTADVPGWMWLEADEIVEGALHDLRRGLAVSVPSMQYKAITAVAKLVPRNLVTKVSRGMSKRW; encoded by the coding sequence ATGACGACGGCCTTGATTACCGGGGCGACGGCCGGCATCGGTGCCGCGTTCGCCCGCCGTTTCGCGGCGGCCCGCTATGACCTGGTGCTCGTGGCCCGGAACGTCGAGCGTCTGCAAGACGCCGCCGCCGAGCTCACTCTGCTGGGGGCCGGCACGGTCGAGGTCGTCTCCGCAGACCTGGCCACGGTTCAGGGCCGGGCGGTCGTCGAGGACCGTCTCGCCGACCCGCTGCGCGGCATCGACGTCCTGGTCAACAACGCCGGCTTCGGCCAGGGCAGCGCCTTCCTGTCGCACCCGGTCGAGGACGAGGAGCAGATGCTCGACGTGATGGTGCGCGCCGTCCTGCGGCTGACCCGCGCGGCGCTGCCGGGCATGATCGAGCGCGGCAAGGGCGCGGTCATCAACGTCTCCTCGGTCGCCGGCTTCGTCCCGCGCGGCACCTACAGCTCGGCCAAGGCCTGGGTCACCAACTTCAGCGAGTCCGTCGCCGCCGAGGTGTACGGGACCGGCGTGCGGGTGATGGCGGTCTGTCCGGGCTTCACCCACACCGAGTTCCACGAGCGCGCGGACATCGACACCGCCGACGTCCCCGGGTGGATGTGGCTGGAGGCCGACGAGATCGTCGAGGGCGCTCTGCACGACCTGCGGCGGGGTCTGGCGGTGAGCGTGCCGAGCATGCAGTACAAGGCGATCACCGCCGTGGCCAAGCTCGTCCCCCGGAATCTGGTGACCAAGGTCAGCCGCGGGATGTCCAAGCGCTGGTAA
- a CDS encoding DUF2617 family protein — protein sequence MIAPLSVPYRDVRASELSWSLEAPDQPSLHSRRHPVGGLDVEVRILGASHQILVRAADAEPARLVCRETVACREAAAGPLPIAIERELDDGYHYEVRCEVREVAADHFPAWASALRDYAGVLPDATVAVFPANPDAVTAVVVEPLPARLCGVLWRTWHTYPHTGGGGDVVATRTVLYLAPPSGGAGGGMPGLRP from the coding sequence GTGATCGCTCCCTTATCGGTCCCCTACAGGGACGTCCGTGCCTCGGAGCTGTCGTGGTCCCTGGAGGCCCCTGACCAGCCCTCCCTGCACAGCCGCCGGCATCCGGTCGGCGGCCTCGACGTGGAGGTCCGCATCCTCGGCGCCTCGCACCAGATCCTGGTCCGCGCCGCCGACGCCGAGCCGGCCCGCCTGGTCTGCCGCGAGACCGTCGCCTGCCGCGAGGCTGCCGCCGGTCCGCTGCCGATAGCCATAGAGCGCGAGCTCGACGACGGCTACCACTACGAAGTGCGCTGCGAAGTCCGCGAAGTGGCCGCCGACCACTTCCCGGCCTGGGCCAGCGCCCTGCGCGACTACGCCGGCGTCCTGCCCGACGCCACCGTCGCGGTGTTCCCCGCGAACCCCGACGCCGTCACCGCGGTGGTCGTCGAACCGCTCCCGGCCCGGCTGTGCGGGGTGCTGTGGCGCACGTGGCACACCTACCCGCACACCGGCGGCGGCGGGGACGTGGTCGCCACCAGGACCGTCCTGTACCTGGCACCCCCCTCTGGTGGCGCCGGAGGGGGCATGCCAGGCTTGAGGCCATGA
- a CDS encoding NCS2 family permease, giving the protein MSVETGGAGGPGGVGLLERAFKVHERGSSYVREVRGGLATFFTMAYILVLNPIILGGAKDKYGHVLSHTQLVTSTAVVAGVMTVIMGIGGNLPLAIAAGLGLNGVVAFTLAPTMSWPDAMGLVVLEGLGICLLVVTGLRQKIMDAIPLAMKKAIGVGIGLFIAFIGLVDAGFVGKGSGTPVTLGAGGTLKGWPMFVFCFGVLLTLCLLVRRVPGGLLISIVSTTVLAIVVNEIATVPDAAWGTIAPKVPHGVVAHPDFGLLGKFSLFGGFHDAGVMTAIVFVFTLILADFFDAMGTIIGISGEAGLLDENGRLPSIGRVLFIDGLAASAGGAGSASSNTCFVESAAGVGEGARTGLANIVTGALLFLAAFLTPVLTIVPSQAAAPALVAVGFLMMTQAKDIDWDDWEIAVPAFLTIALMPFTYSITNGIGAGFIMFCVLKVVLGKARDVNWLMWIVAAFFVVYFALDPIKQALGIE; this is encoded by the coding sequence TTGTCAGTTGAGACCGGAGGCGCAGGCGGTCCCGGCGGGGTGGGCCTTCTGGAACGTGCCTTCAAGGTGCACGAACGGGGATCGTCCTACGTCCGCGAGGTCCGCGGCGGGCTGGCCACCTTCTTCACCATGGCCTACATCCTGGTCTTGAACCCGATCATCCTGGGCGGCGCCAAGGACAAGTACGGCCACGTCCTGAGCCACACCCAGCTGGTCACCTCCACCGCGGTGGTGGCCGGGGTGATGACCGTGATCATGGGCATCGGCGGGAACCTGCCGCTGGCCATCGCCGCGGGCCTGGGGCTGAACGGCGTCGTGGCCTTCACCCTGGCCCCGACCATGTCCTGGCCGGACGCGATGGGCCTGGTGGTGCTGGAGGGGCTGGGCATCTGCCTGCTGGTGGTCACCGGGCTGCGGCAGAAGATCATGGACGCCATCCCGCTGGCCATGAAGAAGGCGATCGGCGTCGGCATCGGGCTGTTCATCGCCTTCATCGGCCTGGTCGACGCCGGCTTCGTCGGCAAGGGCTCGGGCACCCCGGTGACCCTGGGCGCCGGCGGCACGCTCAAGGGCTGGCCGATGTTCGTGTTCTGCTTCGGCGTGCTGCTGACCCTGTGCCTGCTGGTGCGGCGGGTCCCCGGCGGCCTGCTGATCTCGATCGTCAGCACCACGGTGCTGGCCATCGTGGTGAACGAGATCGCCACGGTCCCGGACGCGGCCTGGGGCACCATCGCCCCGAAGGTCCCGCACGGCGTGGTCGCGCACCCGGACTTCGGCCTGCTCGGCAAGTTCAGCCTGTTCGGCGGCTTCCACGACGCCGGCGTGATGACCGCGATCGTGTTCGTCTTCACGCTGATCCTGGCCGACTTCTTCGACGCGATGGGCACCATCATCGGCATCAGCGGCGAGGCCGGCCTGCTCGACGAGAACGGCCGGCTGCCCAGCATCGGCCGGGTGCTGTTCATCGACGGCCTGGCCGCCTCCGCCGGCGGCGCGGGCTCGGCCTCGTCCAACACCTGCTTCGTGGAGTCCGCGGCCGGCGTCGGCGAGGGCGCGCGTACCGGGCTGGCGAACATCGTCACCGGCGCGCTGCTGTTCCTGGCCGCGTTCCTGACCCCGGTGCTGACCATCGTGCCGTCGCAGGCTGCGGCCCCGGCCCTGGTCGCGGTCGGATTCCTGATGATGACGCAGGCCAAGGACATCGACTGGGACGACTGGGAGATCGCGGTCCCGGCATTCCTGACGATCGCGCTGATGCCGTTCACGTACTCGATCACCAACGGGATCGGGGCCGGGTTCATCATGTTCTGCGTGCTGAAGGTGGTGCTCGGCAAGGCCCGGGACGTCAACTGGCTGATGTGGATCGTGGCGGCGTTCTTCGTGGTGTACTTCGCGCTGGATCCGATCAAGCAGGCGCTGGGGATCGAGTAG
- a CDS encoding response regulator: protein MRIVLVDDQELLRTGFRMVLNSQPDMAVVGEAGDGQAALDLLTTLSADVVLMDVRMPRLDGVAATREIVVRGERPRVLMLTTFDLDEYAFTALKAGASGFLLKDVPPPDLLAAIRAVHSGEAVVAPSTTRRLLDKFAPLLPSESEPAPPELDVLTDREHEVLLLVAQGMSNAEIASKLFLSEATVKTHVGRILMKLGLRDRVQAVVLAYETGLVKARGR, encoded by the coding sequence ATCCGCATCGTCCTGGTCGACGACCAGGAACTGCTGCGCACGGGCTTCCGCATGGTCCTGAACAGCCAGCCCGACATGGCGGTGGTCGGCGAGGCCGGCGACGGCCAGGCGGCCCTGGACCTGCTGACCACCCTGTCGGCCGACGTGGTCCTGATGGACGTCCGCATGCCCCGCCTGGACGGCGTCGCCGCCACCCGCGAGATCGTGGTCCGCGGCGAGCGCCCCCGGGTCCTGATGCTCACCACCTTCGACCTCGACGAGTACGCCTTCACCGCCCTCAAGGCCGGCGCCAGCGGCTTCCTGCTGAAGGACGTCCCGCCCCCGGACCTGCTGGCCGCCATCCGCGCGGTCCACAGCGGCGAGGCCGTGGTCGCCCCCTCGACCACCCGCCGCCTGCTCGACAAGTTCGCCCCGCTGCTGCCCTCCGAGAGCGAGCCGGCGCCCCCGGAACTGGACGTCCTGACCGACCGCGAGCACGAGGTGCTCCTGCTGGTCGCGCAGGGGATGTCGAACGCGGAGATCGCCTCGAAGCTGTTCCTGTCCGAGGCCACGGTCAAGACCCACGTAGGCCGCATCCTGATGAAGCTCGGCCTGCGCGACCGGGTGCAGGCGGTGGTGCTGGCGTACGAGACGGGGCTGGTGAAGGCGCGGGGGCGGTAG
- a CDS encoding sensor histidine kinase has protein sequence MSRVYAWIQRHPKLIDSIPAFILLAIGLASLAASGHPGGAKRWLVVPLVIAATVPLIFRRRWPRGTFTVAAVAAFLSFFLGAAAFNAADMAFLIYLYTIAAYCQRRWSIPAMGLTYVGALIQFQLLHMYDDQAQCDQITQPAQQRLCYQNQAGFNTNGHFNWVTFLFVAVFVAGLVGLAWVGGDSMRYRRAYYVRLEDRAQRLERERDAQAQIAAAAERARIARELHDVVAHNVSVMVVQADGATYAMDQDPEAARKALLAIAQTGRTALTEMRRMLGVLRSADDAGTYAPQPGIEQLGDLLEQVRSSGLPVSLTVEGVPREMPTGLALAVYRIVQESLTNTRKHGGAQVKASVALMYTDDCLVLRIVDNGRGAQAPGDGMGHGLVGMRERVTVFGGTLVTGPHVSGGYAVEAILPFAGPDPADPSEPQPQSQES, from the coding sequence GTGTCTCGCGTCTACGCCTGGATCCAGCGCCATCCGAAGCTGATCGACAGCATCCCGGCTTTCATCCTGCTGGCGATCGGCCTGGCATCGCTGGCCGCCTCGGGCCATCCCGGCGGGGCGAAGCGCTGGCTGGTCGTGCCGCTGGTGATCGCGGCGACGGTTCCGCTGATCTTCCGGCGCCGCTGGCCGCGCGGCACGTTCACGGTGGCGGCCGTCGCGGCCTTCCTGAGCTTCTTCCTCGGGGCGGCGGCCTTCAACGCCGCCGACATGGCGTTCCTGATCTACCTCTACACGATCGCCGCCTACTGCCAGCGCCGCTGGTCGATCCCGGCGATGGGGCTGACCTACGTCGGCGCGCTGATCCAGTTCCAGCTGCTGCACATGTACGACGACCAGGCCCAGTGCGACCAGATCACCCAGCCCGCACAGCAGCGCCTGTGCTACCAGAACCAGGCCGGCTTCAACACCAACGGGCACTTCAACTGGGTCACCTTCCTGTTCGTGGCGGTCTTCGTCGCCGGACTGGTCGGGCTGGCCTGGGTCGGCGGCGACTCCATGCGCTACCGCCGGGCGTACTACGTGCGCCTGGAGGACCGCGCCCAGCGGCTGGAGCGCGAGCGCGACGCGCAGGCCCAGATCGCCGCGGCCGCCGAGCGCGCCCGCATCGCGCGCGAACTGCACGACGTGGTCGCGCACAACGTCTCGGTCATGGTGGTCCAGGCCGACGGCGCCACCTATGCCATGGACCAGGACCCCGAGGCGGCCCGCAAGGCGCTGCTGGCGATCGCCCAGACCGGCCGCACCGCCCTGACCGAGATGCGCCGCATGCTCGGCGTGCTGCGCTCGGCCGACGACGCCGGCACCTACGCCCCGCAGCCGGGCATCGAGCAGCTCGGCGACCTGCTGGAGCAGGTGCGCTCCAGCGGGCTGCCGGTGTCGCTGACCGTCGAGGGCGTGCCGCGGGAGATGCCGACCGGGCTGGCGCTGGCGGTGTACCGGATCGTGCAGGAGTCGCTGACCAACACCCGCAAGCACGGCGGAGCGCAGGTGAAGGCCTCGGTGGCGCTGATGTACACCGACGACTGCCTGGTCCTGCGCATCGTGGACAACGGCCGCGGCGCCCAGGCTCCCGGCGACGGCATGGGCCACGGCCTGGTCGGCATGCGCGAGCGGGTCACGGTCTTCGGCGGCACGCTCGTCACCGGCCCGCACGTCTCCGGCGGCTACGCTGTGGAGGCGATCCTGCCCTTCGCCGGCCCGGACCCCGCCGACCCGAGCGAACCGCAGCCCCAGTCCCAGGAGTCGTGA
- a CDS encoding SAM-dependent methyltransferase: MEQALYGPDGFYRRPGAGPAAHFRTSAHNPVFAEAVARLLLRVDERLGTPARLDFVDMAAGRGELASGVVRWLAAEAPEVAGRLRTVAVDLGPRPDGLPEAVEWATAAPSGVVGLLFANEWLDNVVCDVAEVGADGTARIVEVETASGEERLGAAPDAGQREWLARWWPLERTAGTRAEIGLDRDAAWRAAVELLDRGVAVAVDYSHGAADRPRFGTLTGYRDGHQVPAVPDGSCDITAHVALDACAAALGSEVETVLTTQRDFLRDLGVSGARPDLALASSDPLGYVRGLSRASAAAELTEPGGLGAFGWLMAFSSC, translated from the coding sequence ATGGAGCAGGCCCTGTACGGCCCCGACGGGTTCTACCGCAGGCCGGGCGCCGGACCCGCGGCGCACTTCCGGACCTCGGCGCACAATCCGGTGTTCGCCGAGGCCGTGGCCCGGCTGCTCCTGCGGGTGGACGAGCGGCTCGGCACGCCGGCGCGGCTGGACTTCGTGGACATGGCGGCCGGCCGCGGGGAGCTGGCGTCCGGGGTGGTCCGGTGGCTGGCGGCCGAGGCGCCGGAGGTCGCCGGCCGGCTGCGGACGGTGGCGGTGGACCTCGGGCCGCGGCCGGACGGGCTGCCGGAGGCGGTGGAGTGGGCGACGGCGGCGCCGAGCGGGGTGGTCGGGCTGCTGTTCGCGAACGAGTGGCTGGACAACGTGGTGTGCGACGTCGCGGAGGTCGGGGCGGACGGGACTGCGCGGATCGTGGAGGTGGAGACGGCCAGCGGGGAGGAACGGCTGGGCGCGGCGCCGGACGCCGGGCAGCGGGAGTGGCTGGCGCGGTGGTGGCCGCTGGAGCGGACCGCGGGCACCCGCGCCGAGATCGGCCTGGACCGCGACGCCGCCTGGCGCGCGGCGGTGGAGCTGCTCGACCGCGGCGTGGCGGTGGCCGTCGACTACTCGCACGGCGCCGCCGACCGGCCGCGCTTCGGCACCTTGACCGGCTACCGCGATGGACACCAGGTGCCCGCGGTGCCGGACGGTTCCTGTGACATCACGGCGCACGTCGCTCTGGACGCGTGCGCGGCGGCGCTGGGTTCGGAGGTGGAGACCGTGCTGACCACGCAGCGCGACTTCCTCCGGGACCTGGGTGTCTCCGGCGCGCGCCCCGATCTCGCGCTCGCCTCATCTGATCCGCTCGGGTACGTGCGCGGGCTGAGCCGGGCCTCGGCCGCGGCTGAGCTCACCGAGCCGGGCGGGCTGGGGGCGTTCGGCTGGCTGATGGCCTTCTCAAGCTGCTGA